One Myxococcaceae bacterium JPH2 DNA window includes the following coding sequences:
- a CDS encoding DNA ligase: MADIADGEQHLMQGSGSKPYVLKNTGGVYSCSCPAWRNQSIAIERRTCKHLRKLRGDAAEDARVGSPASPAPRASTAASGDAEEAADKAPPLLLAHSWENDVDLTGWWMSEKLDGVRAYWDGKKFWSRLGNEFHAPEWFTAKLPDFPLDGELFGGRKRFQRTVSIARRQDKSDDWKELTFVVFDAPSEEGVFEARLERCRQWMEKHAPPYATWHKHEPCRGTEQLRQELARVEGLGGEGLMLRQPGSRYEAGRSHTLLKVKSFHDDEARVVAHLPGAGRHKGRLGALDVELRNGKRFSVGTGLSDAERREPPPVGTIITFRYQELSNDGVPRFPSYVGVRIDAAPFPASAEKGRKASRA, encoded by the coding sequence GACGGTGAGCAGCACTTGATGCAGGGCTCGGGGTCGAAGCCGTATGTCCTGAAGAACACTGGCGGGGTGTACTCCTGCTCGTGTCCCGCGTGGCGCAACCAGTCCATCGCCATCGAGCGGCGCACCTGCAAGCATTTGCGGAAGCTGCGCGGTGACGCCGCGGAGGACGCTCGGGTGGGCTCGCCCGCGTCGCCCGCGCCCCGCGCGAGCACTGCTGCCTCGGGAGACGCGGAGGAGGCCGCGGACAAGGCCCCGCCCCTCCTGCTGGCCCACTCCTGGGAGAACGACGTGGACCTCACCGGCTGGTGGATGAGCGAGAAGCTCGACGGTGTGCGGGCATACTGGGACGGCAAGAAGTTCTGGTCGCGCCTGGGCAACGAGTTCCACGCCCCCGAGTGGTTCACCGCGAAGCTGCCGGACTTCCCGCTCGATGGAGAGCTGTTCGGCGGGCGCAAGCGCTTCCAGCGCACGGTGAGCATCGCGCGCCGGCAGGACAAGAGCGACGACTGGAAGGAATTGACCTTCGTCGTCTTCGACGCGCCCTCGGAGGAAGGGGTCTTCGAGGCCCGCCTGGAGCGCTGCCGCCAGTGGATGGAGAAGCACGCGCCGCCCTACGCCACGTGGCACAAGCACGAGCCGTGTCGGGGCACGGAGCAGCTTCGCCAGGAGCTGGCTCGCGTGGAGGGGTTGGGGGGTGAAGGGCTCATGCTGCGTCAGCCCGGCTCGCGCTACGAGGCGGGTCGCTCGCACACGCTGCTCAAGGTGAAGAGCTTCCACGACGACGAGGCGCGCGTGGTGGCGCACCTGCCCGGAGCCGGCCGACACAAGGGGCGGCTGGGCGCGCTGGACGTGGAGCTGCGCAATGGAAAGCGCTTCTCGGTGGGCACCGGCCTGTCCGATGCCGAGCGGCGCGAGCCGCCGCCCGTGGGCACCATCATCACGTTCCGCTACCAGGAGCTGTCCAACGACGGCGTGCCCCGCTTCCCGTCCTACGTGGGCGTGCGCATCGACGCGGCGCCCTTCCCCGCCAGCGCGGAGAAGGGCCGCAAGGCCTCGCGGGCCTGA